A genome region from Conger conger chromosome 16, fConCon1.1, whole genome shotgun sequence includes the following:
- the LOC133115125 gene encoding zinc phosphodiesterase ELAC protein 2-like translates to MCSAEGAEKYPEVVFLGTGSALPMKIRNVSGTLVNISPTQSVLLDCGEGTFGQLCRHYGNQVDEVLTGLCAIFISHLHADHHTGLLALLIQRERALISEGKPCTPVCLVAPVLILTWLQLYHERCEEILHHVDLIPSWSLTEGADVHKDELKAAIQSLLKKSDLEKLETCAVRHCKNAFACSLTHRSGWKLVFSGDTMPCDALVDMGKNATLLIHEATLEDGMAEEAVEKKHSTTSQAIGIGMKMKADFIMLNHFSQRYAKIPLLSPDFNDKVGIAFDHMRVRLSNLRVLPSLSAPLKALFAEEIEEMKERQGKRELKQLKQLIRVAGLGLPLNGAGQGAGQGAGQGAGQGAAGDGARDAPHKREPEEDPEPLNSKRLKAS, encoded by the exons atgtgttctgcagagggagcagagaaGTACCCTGAGGTGGTGTTTCTGGGCACTGGCTCCGCCCTCCCCATGAAGATCCGGAATGTCAGCGGCACTCTGGTGAACATCAG CCCCACCCAGTCTGTGCTGCTGGACTGTGGAGAAGGCACGTTTGGGCAGCTGTGTCGTCACTATGGCAACCAGGTGGACGAGGTTCTGACCGGGCTGTGCGCGATCTTCATCTCTCACCTGCACGCCGACCACCACACG GGACTGCTGGCTCTGCTGattcagagggagagagctctg ATCAGCGAGGGGAAACCCTGCACCCCCGTTTGCTTGGTGGCCCCAGTTCTGATCCTGACCTGGCTGCAGCTGTATCACGAACGCTGCGAGGAGATCCTGCACCATGTCGA cctcattCCTTCTTGGTCGCTGACCGAGGGGGCGGACGTTCACAAAGACGAATTGAAGGCTGCCATCCAATCACTGCTCAAGAAATCTGACTTGGAAAAG TTGGAGACGTGCGCGGTGAGGCACTGTAAGAACGCCTTCGCCTGCAGCCTGACCCACCGCTCCGGGTGGAAGCTGGTGTTCTCCGGGGACACCATGCCCTGCGATGCCCTGGTGGACATGG GAAAAAATGCCACATTGCTTATTCATGAGGCGACGCTAGAGGATGGCATGGCGGAAGAGGCAGTGGAGAAGAAACACAG CACCACGTCCCAGGCCATTGGCATCGGGATGAAGatgaaggctgacttcatcatGCTGAACCACTTCAGCCAGCGCTACGCAAAGATCCCGCTCCTCAGCCCCGACTTCAACGACAAGGTCGGCATCGCCTTCGACCACATGAGG GTGCGTCTGTCCAACCTGCGCGTCCTGCCCAGCCTGAGCGCGCCGCTCAAGGCGCTGTTCGCGGAGGAGATCGAGGAGATGAAGGAGCGCCAGGGCAAGCGGGAGCTGAAGCAGCTGAAGCAGCTGATAAGGGTGGCCGGGCTGGGCCTGCCTCTGAacggggcggggcagggagcGGGGCAGGGAGCGGGGCAGGGAGCGGGGCAGGGAGCGGCCGGCGATGGAGCACGTGACGCGCCGCACAAACGTGAGCCCGAGGAGGACCCGGAGCCGCTGAACAGCAAGAGACTGAAAGCCAGCTGA